A section of the Pochonia chlamydosporia 170 chromosome 2, whole genome shotgun sequence genome encodes:
- a CDS encoding peptidase (similar to Pyrenophora tritici-repentis Pt-1C-BFP XP_001930980.1), translated as MVRTAMFMSLLATAATALAAAARVPGGYIVELEDGHDASAVVGALNGEVTTRMKLDYKLFKGVSIQLHDVKNAEKKAQKIAQMPAVKHIWPIDLFGVPDANVRVVGTPAPGKVSARDHKTADTFSPHIMTQVDKLRAKGITGKGVRVAIIDTGIDYTHPALGNNCFGKGCLVSFGTDLVGDDYTGYNTPVPDNDPMDCQGHGSHVAGIVAAQPNVHGFTGAAPSVTLGAYRVFGCDGLAGTDILISAFNKAFEDGAQIISASIVGARGWTEEPWAVAVSRIVEQGVPCTISAGNDGDHGLFYISTAANGKKVTAVASYDNVLTPSVQFQASFSVDGAKKTDFLYVPGTPALASVSMPLYATSFDTTIANDACTPLPANTPDLSKYIVLVRRGTCLFADKAVNLAAKGAKYMMVYNNVAGDFAPTLGDSASLMKGAGMVTPETGAAWVNSLKAGSTVTLDITSFSKAASVVGQVNNTLTGGSISLFSSWGPTWEMDFKPQIGAPGGNILSTYPVAKGSYAVLSGTSMSCPITAAIIALVSQVRGTRNPELINNLLSATANPQLFNDGKQFSNKFAPAAQQGGGMVQAYDAAYTTSLLSPSSLSFNDTDHLARELNFTISNTGKSSVTYKLNQVASLTMYTLQKGSIYPMAFPNDAVDSYASLKFSQDSVTVAPGKQVVVEVMPTPPSGLDASRLPLWSGYITVNGTDGSSLSMPYQGLTGSLGKATVLASDQSWIFNSNDSKNYVKVPNNTTFNLPPPGKAGSQDVLPAVYIGLALGSSQIRVDIIPMTTCPPKNLTTEVMGVKSIGQPFGFPSYWNSRGISWWSWDGKLDSEKYAPAGKYKFVMRALRIYGDAKKKEDWDVASTQSFYIKYNK; from the exons ATGGTTCGGACCGCCATGTTCATGTCGCTTCTTGCGACTGCGGCCACAGCTCTGGCTGCCGCAGCCCGAGTTCCGGGAGGTTATATCGTGGAGCTCGAAGACGGCCAT GATGCCTCAGCCGTTGTCGGCGCTCTCAATGGTGAAGTTACCACCCGTATGAAGCTCGACTACAAGCTCTTCAAGGGTGTATCTATTCAGCTACACGATGTTAAAAatgccgagaagaaggcacaAAAGATTGCACAGATGCCAGCAGTCAAGCACATCTGGCCAATTGACCTCTTTGGTGTACCCGACGCCAATGTGAGAGTAGTCGGAACACCAGCACCTGGCAAAGTCTCAGCACGAGACCACAAAACCGCTGACACCTTCTCACCTCACATCATGACTCAGGTCGACAAGCTCAGAGCCAAGGGCATTACTGGAAAGGGTGTACGAGTAGCCATTATCGACACAGGTATTGACTACACGCACCCTGCTCTGGGCAACAACTGCTTTGGAAAGGGCTGCTTGGTCTCATTTGGTACCGATCTTGTCGGTGATGATTACACGGGCTACAATACCCCGGTTCCTGACAATGACCCCATGGATTGCCAAGGTCATGGATCGCacgttgctggcattgtCGCCGCCCAGCCAAATGTGCATGGCTTTACTGGTGCAGCGCCCAGTGTTACACTCGGAGCGTACCGCGTGTTTGGATGCGATGGCCTGGCTGGCACTGATATTCTTATCTCTGCCTTTAACAAAGCCTTCGAGGATGGTGCCCAGATTATCAGCGCTTCTATTGTTGGAGCTCGGGGCTGGACCGAAGAACCATGGGCCGTCGCCGTTTCCCGAATTGTCGAGCAAGGTGTGCCCTGCACCATCTCagctggcaatgatggcgacCATGGCTTGTTTTATATCAGTACCGCAGCCAACGGCAAGAAGGTCACCGCCGTAGCGTCATATGACAACGTCCTCACGCCGTCTGTGCAGTTTCAAGCCAGTTTCAGTGTCGATGGCGCAAAGAAGACTGATTTCCTCTACGTGCCGGGCACACCAGCACTTGCCAGCGTCTCAATGCCTCTCTATGCCACGAGCTTTGATACCACAATCGCCAATGACGCTTGCACTCCACTTCCCGCGAATACACCCGATCTTAGCAAATATATTGTGCTTGTTCGACGTGGTACATGCCTCTTCGCCGACAAGGCCGTCAacttggctgccaagggcGCCAAGTATATGATGGTTTACAACAATGTTGCTGGCGATTTCGCCCCAACACTCGGAGATTCTGCTTCCCTCATGAAAGGTGCTGGCATGGTGACCCCCGAGACGGGTGCTGCTTGGGTCAACAGCCTCAAGGCCGGATCTACAGTCACCttggacatcacctcctttAGCAAGGCCGCCTCCGTAGTCGGCCAAGTCAACAACACTCTCACTGGAGGATCGATCAGTCTCTTTTCCTCTTGGGGCCCAACCTGGGAGATGGACTTCAAACCCCAAATCGGAGCTCCAGGAGGCAATATCCTGTCGACATACCCAGTCGCCAAGGGCAGCTACGCCGTCTTGTCCGGCACTTCCATGTCGTGCCCCATCACagccgccatcatcgccttgGTTTCCCAAGTGCGAGGCACGCGCAATCCCGAACTAATCAACAACCTTCTCTCTGCCACCGCCAACCCCCAGCTCTTCAACGACGGCAAGCAGTTCTCCAACAAATTCGCACCGGCTGCCCAACAGGGCGGCGGCATGGTGCAGGCATACGATGCCGCATACACCACCTCCTTACTATCCCCATCCAGCTTGTCCTTCAACGACACAGACCATTTAGCCCGCGAGCTCAACTTTACCATCTCCAATACTGGCAAAAGTTCTGTCACATACAAGCTCAACCAAGTCGCATCCTTGACCATGTACACTCTTCAAAAAGGGTCCATATACCCCATGGCTTTCCCCAACGACGCAGTCGACTCGTATGCCAGTCTCAAATTCTCCCAGGATAGCGTTACCGTCGCCCCCGGAAAACAAGTCGTTGTTGAAGTTATGCCCACCCCACCGTCTGGCCTTGACGCCTCTCGCCTCCCCCTCTGGTCCGGATACATCACTGTCAACGGCACAGACGGCTCGTCCCTCTCCATGCCGTACCAGGGTCTCACAGGCTCTCTTGGTAAAGCCACTGTCCTTGCCTCCGATCAATCTTGGATTTTCAACTCCAACGACTCCAAGAACTACGTCAAGGTTCCTAACAACACTACATTCAATCTCCCACCCCCCGGAAAAGCAGGTAGCCAGGATGTCCTGCCAGCAGTGTACATTGGCCTCGCTCTTGGATCTTCACAGATTCGAGTCGATATCATCCCCATGACGACTTGTCCGCCCAAGAATCTCACCACTGAGGTGATGGGTGTGAAGTCCATTGGCCAACCTTTTGGGTTCCCTAGCTATTGGAATTCCAGGGGGATTAGTTGGTGGTCCTGGGATGGTAAGCTTGATTCGGAGAAGTATGCCCCCGCTGGGAAGTACAAGTTTGTTATGAGGGCGCTGAGAATATACGGCGATGctaagaagaaggaggattgGGATGTGGCTTCGACGCAGTCCTTTTATATCAAGTATAACAAGTGA